Genomic segment of Sphingomonas sp. KRR8:
CGGACGTGCGCGCGGCGATGCGCGAAGTTCGCGTGGCGCTGCTGGAGGCCGACGTCGCGCTGCCCGTGGCGCGGGAGTTCGTCGACAAGGCGACCGAAGCGGCGGTTGGCCAGGAAGTGCTTCGCTCGGTCACTCCGGGCCAGCAGGTCGTCAAGATCGTCCACGACGCGCTGGTCGATATGCTTGGGCCCGACACGGCCGAGCTGAACGTCAATGTCGCTCCGCCCGCCGTCATCATGATGGTCGGCCTGCAGGGCTCCGGTAAGACCACCACCACTGCCAAGCTCGCCAGGCGCCTGACCGACAAGGGCCGCAAGAAGGTCCTGATGGCGTCGCTCGACGTCGCTCGTCCGGCCGCGCAGGAGCAGCTGGCCGTGCTCGGTCGCCAGGCCAGCGTCGACACGCTGCCGATCGTTCCGGGCCAGACGCCGGTGCAGATCGCCGAACGCGCGCTCAATTCGGCCCGCCTGCAGGGCTACGATGTCCTGCTGCTGGACACGGCCGGCCGGCTTCACGTCGACGATGCCCTGATGGCCGAGATGAAGGCGGTCGCCTCCGCCTCGCGCCCGACCGAGACGCTGCTCGTGGTCGACAGCCTGACGGGCCAGGATGCGGTCAACGTCGCCCGCGGCTTCGCCGGCCAGGTTGAGCTCTCGGGCGTCATCCTGACCCGCATGGATGGCGATGCCCGCGGCGGTGCGGCGCTGTCGATGCGCGCGGTCACCGGCAAGCCGATCAAGTTCGCCGGTACCGGCGAGGGTCTCGACGCGATCGAGCCGTTCCACCCGCAGCGGGTCGCCGGCCGCATCCTTGGCATGGGCGATGTCGTCAGCCTGGTGGAGCGGGCCGCTGAGACCATCCAGGTCGAGGACGCCGAGAAGCTCGCGGCCAAGATGGCCAAGGGCAAGTTCGACCTCGACGACCTGCGCATGCAGCTCAAGCAAATGGAGCGCATGGGCGGCCTTGGCGCGCTCGCCGGCATGATGCCCGGTCTCAAGGGCATGAAGGGCGCGATGGAGAAGGCCAACGACGGCAAGGCGCTGGTTCACCTCGAAGCGCTGCTGTCGTCCATGACCCCGAAGGAGCGGGCCGTTCCCGGGCTGATCAACGCCAAGCGCAAGATCCGCATCGCCAAGGGCAGCGGCCGGACCGTGCAAGAGGTCAACAAGCTTCTGAAGATGCACCAGGAAATGGAAGGCATGATGAAGCGCCTGAAGAAGATGGGCGGCCTGGGCAAGCTTGCCGCCATGTTCGGCAAGGGCGGCATCGAGGGCGCGATGGGCGGCCTCATGGGCGGCGGAGCCGGTGGCCTCGGTGGTGCTGGCGGTGGCGGCCTGCCTGGCCTCCCCGGAATGCCCGGAGGCCTTCCGCCCGGCGCTCACAGATTTGGCAAGAAGTAACTCAAGAACTCACAGCAAGGAACTGACAAGATGGCACTTTCCATTCGTCTCGCCCGTGGCGGCGCCAAGAAGCGGCCCTATTACCGCATCGTCGTGGCCGACAGCCGCTCCCCGCGTGACGGCCGCTTCATCGAGAAGCTCGGCACCTACAACCCGCTGCTGGCGAAGGACTCGCCCGAGCGCGTGAAGCTCGACGCCGAGCGCGTCAGCCATTGGCTCAAGGTCGGCGCCCAGCCGTCGGACCGCGTTGCCCGCTTCCTCGACGCCGCCGGCGTTCGTGAGCGCGCCGCCCGCAACAACCCGAACAAGGGCAAGCCCGGCGAGAAGGCCACCGAGCGCGCCGAAGAGCGCGCGACCAAGCAGGCCGAAGCCGCCGAGGCAGCTGCCACCGCCGCCGCCGAAGCCGCTGCTGCTCCGGCTGAGCCGGAAGTGACCGAGGCTCCGGCCGCCGAAGCCGCGACCGCCGAAGCTCCGGCAGCCGCCGACGAGTCCGCTCCGACCCAGCCCGAGCCAGCCGAAGGTGCGGCCGAGGGTGAGGCTGAAGGTTCGGGTGCCCCGACCCAGCCGGAGCCGGCGGAAGGCAGCGACGACGCTGCTCCCGCGGAAGGCGCTGAAAAGGCTGAGTAATGACCAGAGTCGTCCTCGCCGCGATCGCCGGAGCTCATGGCGTCCGCGGCGAGGTTCGCCTCAAGCTCTTCACCGATGGTGTGGGGAGCCTTGCTGGGCACAAGGCGGTGTTCGTCGGTGATCGTGAGTACCGCCTCGAGCGGGCTGGCGGCACCGACAAGTCGCCAACTGCTCGCCTGTCCGGAGTGAGCAGCCGCGAAGCCGCCGAGGCCCTTCGTGGTCAGCTGCTCGAGGTCGATCGCGCCGCACTGCCGCCGCTCGAGGACGGCGAATATTACCACGCCGACCTAATCGGCCTGCCCTGCGTGGATGGTGAAGGGATAAGCCTCGGAGCCGTCTCGGCGGTCGAGAACTTCGGCGCCGGCGACCTGCTCGAGGTCGAGGACGCGGAAGGAAAGCGGGCGCTGGTCCCGTTTCGGCCCGGCATCGCCGACCTCACCGACGGCAAGGTCGTGATCGACCCGGTCTTCCTGGCCTAGTCTCCCTCTTCGATTTCCTCCCGTGCCGTCTCGCTCCCCTCTAGCATCACGGCCGGTTGGCGCAGCATCGGTCGCTTGGCCGCCAGGTCGTTGCGAATGGTGGTCGCCGCCTGGCCGCCTTCGCCCATAGCATGGCTGATCTGGTCCAGGCCGTGGACCACGTCGCCTGCCGCGTAGAATCCTTCCACCGTGCTGCGCATCTTCTCGTCACACAGCACGCACCCGTCCTGAGCCAATTCCGCCCCGAGCATTTCGGCCAGCTGGGTATGCGTGTCCGACCCGAGCGCCGGATAGATGCTGTCGAATGTCATCAGCCCTTCGGCCGAGTCCACGGTGATGCAAGCGCCGGTGACGCCAATCGCCTCCGCCGGTCCATCCACCAGGCGCACGCCGGCCTCCTCAAGCTTGCGCCGGTCCTCCTCGGCAAGGTCCATCGCCTTGTCAGGCGCGATCAGCGTAACGTCGGCGGTGTAGCTGCGCAGGAACAGCGCCTCGCCGACCCCATTCTTACCTGAACCAATCACTCCGACCTTCTTGTCGGTGACCTCATAGCCATCGCAGATCGGGCAGTATCGGATGAGCCCGCGCGCCATCGCGTCGTCGTGCAACTCCATATCCATCGGCGGCTTGCGGTTGGACAGGCCCGTGGCCAGCAGCACACTTCGCGCTTGCATCGGCCCGGCGCCCCAATCCGCGGTGAACAGGTCACCATCCTTGTCGATCCGGTGCACCCGCCCGCTTTCGATCCGGGTGCCATATTTCTGCGCCTGGGCGCGCATCAGCCCGAGCAGTTCGTTGCCATTGATGCCTTCGGGATAGCCGGCGTGGTTGTGGCTGCACGGAATCCAGCTCGCCCGGCTCTTGCCTTCGTCGACCACGATCACGTCGAGGTGAAAGCGGGACAGGTAAATGGCGGCGGTCAGCCCGGCAGGGCCGCCGCCGACGATGAGGCAATCGAGCGGTGCGTTGTTGTCCATGCGGCGGCAATGGCGGGCGGGGATGGTTGTTCCGCCGCATGGGGATTAGGACGATGCCCATGCTGGTCGAACTTGGCTTGTTAGCGTTGTGCGTGTTTCTGCCGGCGGTGATCGCGTGGTGGCTCGTCCATCGCCGTCCGCGCCGGTCCAATCAGCGGATCGCGCTGGTCGCTGCCTTGCCGCTGACGGTCCTGGTGTTCGCCGTCCTGCCGTTGGCGATCGTGTCCACCCTCCTCACTCCAGCTGAACGATGCGGCGTCGATGCCTGCGGGATGCTGGTAGCGGCATCGATGATGGTGGCGGCATTATCGCCCATTCCGTTCGTCATCGGGTTCGTCACCGCCTATGTCGTGATCTGGTTTCACGATCGCCGCAGCAACTGATGACCTTTCGCGCTTCCGTCCTGACGCTTTATCCCGAGATGTTCCCTGGCCCGCTTGGCATCAGCCTTGCCGGTCGCGCCCTTGGCGAAGGCATCTGGTCGCTCGACGCCCGCAACATCCGTGACTTCGCGACGGACAAGCATCGCAGTGTCGACGACACTCCGGCCGGGGGCGGGGCCGGGATGGTGCTTAAGCCGGATGTGCTCGCCGCGGCGCTCGACAGCGTGGCCGACGGCCGGCCGATGCTCGCCATGACGCCGCGCGGGGCGCCGCTCACGCAGGCCCGCGTCCGGGAGCTTGCGGCGGGGCAGGGCGCCGTCGTGCTGTGCGGCCGGTTCGAGGGGTTCGACGAGCGTATCTTCGAGGGTCGGCCGCTGGAGCCGGTGTCGATTGGCGATTATGTCCTGTCGGGCGGCGAGCTTGGCGCGATGGTGCTGCTGGATGCTTGCGTTCGGCTGCTTCCCGGCGTAATGGGCGCGGCCTCCAGCGGTGAGGAAGAGAGCTTCGAAAAGGGGCTCCTCGAATATCCGCATTATACCCGACCAGTTGACTGGGAAGGGCGCACGATCCCCGAAGTGCTGCGATCGGGGGATCATGCGAAGATTGCCGCATGGCGCCACGCCCGGGCAATCGACGATACACGGCTACGGCGGCCGGACCTGATCGAGCGCCATGGGGGCGCCCGGCAGTCACCGCCCTCTGGTGCGCGGCATGAAGATTAGGGCTTGAAGACCATGAACCTGATTCAAACGCTCGAGCGCGAGCAGATCGACGAACTGACCGCCGCCCGCGCCATTCCCGAATTTCGCCCCGGCGACACACTGCGCGTCGGCGTCAAGGTGATCGAAGGCGAGCGCGCCCGTGTCCAGAACTTCGAAGGCGTCTGCATCGCCCGCTCGAACAAGGGCATCGGCTCCAACTTCACCGTCCGCAAGATCAGCTTCGGCGAAGGCGTGGAACGCGTCTTCCCGCTTTACTCGCCGACCATCGACTCGATCGAGGTGGTGCGCCGCGGCGCTGTCCGCCGCGCCAAGCTCTATTACCTGCGTGGCCGCACCGGTAAGTCGGCCCGCATCGCCGAGCGTCGCGACCCGCGCCGCGAAGCCGGCAAGCAGGCCGCCGCGCCGCAGGCCGAGAAGACCGAAGCCTAAGCTTTTCGTCTCGACGAACAAGGAAGGGGTCGCAGCCAGGCTGTGACCCCTTTTTCGTGTTCGTCATGCGGACCTTATTGGAGCATTCATTTCACCGCCCGCGGTGAGTGCGTGAGCAGGAACCCTGCGACGGTGTTCAGATCCGCACCCGGCTCACCACCACTGTTGCATCCGGCAGATACTGCGCCCGTGCGAACGCAGGCTGCGCGGCTTTGAGCGGAGCGGCGGCGGGCGGCAGGGACCAGCGCGTGCCAAGCACCGTCAGCACCAGCGGCTTCGGTCCGACCAGCAGTTCCACCACCTGTCCGTCACAGCTTCGTCCCGTGCAGGTCAGCCAAAAGGCGCCAGAGCTCTGTTTGGCGTTGATCGGGCGCACCTGGCCCGGGACGCCAAGGCCAAGCACCGCCGCGCCCTTGTCGGCGCTCAGCGTCATGCTGTCGGCGCCGTTCGTCTGCAGCCGGAGGCGAAGCCGGCGTCCGCCCGGAGCGGGTGTGGTTTCGAGCGGGATGGCATTTGCCGCAACAATCCCGGCGACGGCCGGTGCTGGCGCAACCCAGCGCTGCCGGGACCCGAGCGCTTCGACCCGCTCCAGGCGCCAATTTCCGAACCGCCGCCAATCAGCCGGCAGCGCCTTGCGATCGTTCACCACCGACCAGGCCGGCTGCTTGCGCGCGGGATCCACTACATATTGCAGCGTCCATTGCTGCTGCCGGTCGGACGAGTAGGCGGGGGTGAACAGCGCCGGCATCCAGGCGAGCAGCGCGAAACTCACCGCAACGCCAATCGCGGTCCGCCTCTTCGCACCCTCCAGAAGCGGCTTGGCCTCGATCAGCCAGGGCAGCAGCACCAGCGCGCCGAAGATCGCGAACAGCCACAGCGGTCCACCGTTCAGCAGGTCCTGCAACAGCCCCAGCATGGCACCCAGCGTCAGATAGCAGGCGACCGCAGCGGCAATCGCGGCAACCGTTTCCCAGCCCTTGCCAAGCCTGCCGAGCAACAGCCCAAGCGCCATGATGGCTGGCGGCAGCAGGAAGTAGATCAGCGCCCCGCTTGCAGCGAGCGTCAGCAGCCCGCCGAGCACCAGGAACAGCAGCCAATAGACCACGCGCAATCGCGCGACTTCCATCCTGCGGGCTAGTGCCAGGAGCCCCAGTCCGACCGCGATCACCCCTGCATAGACCGCAGTTTCGCTCCAGACCGGATGCGCGCGCCAGAACTGACCCTCCCGGAAGGCGCCGACGATACTCAGTCCGAGCCAAGCGGCGGCGGCGCCACCGACAATGATCGCAAGCAGCAGCGGCAGGCTCAGCCAGCCTCTCCGCCGAACGGTCGCGATGAACAGGACGACGAAAGCAAATGTCCCGACCAGAATCCCAACCCACATGGGCATGGCGGCCAGGCCAAGCCCGGGCACCGTCATGAACAGCCACTCCCCCTCGGCCTGCGCCGGGGCTGGAGCGCCCGCCAGCTGCATCGCCACGCTCAGCACCTGATCGCCCATGTGCTGCAGGGTGAGGGGATCCTGCGCGGCGAGGTCGTCGCCCGGCGAATGATAGCGTGTCTCATTACCGATGGCCGCGAAGTTGAGCGTCAGCCAGCGCCGGTCTTCAAACGTGTTGACGTCGGTGTAGTTGGGGATCTGGCGATAGGCGCTGACCGCCAGGCTGCTCGCCACGGGATGCGTCACCGTGTCCTTGAACAGGCGCACGGGGGCGGCATTGGGCAGCGACGTCTCGAACATGTTCACGGGCCCGGTCGTGCCGCGCGCCTCCAGGTTGATCAGGCTGTCCACCTGCGCGGCGGCGGCATCGGCGTCGATGAAGGAGCGCGCGCCGACTAATCCGAGCTCCTCGCCCTCGTTGAACAGCAGGATGACAGGGCGCTTGAGCGGCTGGTCCTTAAGCAGGCTGGCAACCTCCAGCATCGTCGCCACACCGACGCCTGCGTCACTGGCACCCGGTCCCACGGGCACGCTGTCGTAGTGCGAGTTGATCAGCAGCGCCTTTTGCCCCGTCGCCGGTCCCAGGGTCACGAGCAGGTTGCGCACCCGCGCGCAGCCCACGCCCCGCTGCTTGAACAGGCCGTTGCAGGCGAACCGATCCTGCACCCGCGGCTGCAGCCCCATCGAGCGCAGCTCGGCAATCAGCCGCTCGCGCACGCCGTCGCTGGCTGCGCTGTCGGCCGGATGCGGACGCTGATCGCCGAGCACCCGCGCCAGCCGGTCCTTGGCCCTGAGCGCATTGAACTGCCCAGCCGCATTGCTTGCCCGGAGAGCGGGAGGCTGACTGAGGCTGCGCATTGCCGCCATGCCGAGCAGGAGACCCGCCACCACCAGTGCCAGCACGATCCACCGCTGCCGCATGCCTTGCTCCCCCTCACGTCCGAGCGGACGCTTTTTGCTTTGCTACCGCTCTCTCACCCGTTTAGCCAATGCCCCGATGTATGCTTCCATTCTCGGCCTCGCCGCCGCTCTCGCCGCCCAGCCCGCACCCCAGACGACAGCCATTCAGCCGAAAACGCTGACGCTTGAGCGGGTGTTCGCCAGCCCCTCGCTCGGCGGGAGCGTGCCCCGGCTGCCGAAGCTCTCGCCCGACGGCAAGCTCGTGACCCTGCTGCGCAACCGCGCCGACGACCGCGAGCGCTACGACCTGTGGGCGATCAATCCCGCCACCGGCGCCGCTCGAATGCTGGTCGACAGCACGAAATTCGGCACCGGCGCCGCGCTGACCGAACAAGAACGGATGCAGCGCGAACGCGCCCGCATCGGTAATCTCAAGGGCATCGTCGCCTACGACTGGGCGCCCGACGGGAAGTCGCTGATCGTGCCCTTGGACGGCGACGTTTATCTCGCAGGACTTGACGGCAATGTCCGCCGCCTCACCACCACCAAGGAGCCCGAGCTCGACTCCACCGTGAGTGAGACAGGCCGCTTCGTCAGCTTCGTTCGTGACAAGGCACTGCACGTGCTCGACGTCGCCAGCGGCGCCGACAAGCAGGTCACCCCGGCGGGCAGCGACACGCTGAGCTGGGGCTTGGCCGAATTCATCGCCGGCGAAGAGCTGCAGCGCTTTCGCGGGCATTGGTGGTCGCCCAAGGACGACCGCATCGCCGTCGCGCGGGTGGACGAAAGCCCGGTTGAGCTGGCCACCCGCACGGCGATCGGCGCGGAGAAGACCACCACCGTTCAGCAGCGCTACCCTCGCGCGGGCACCGCAAACGCGATCGTCGACCTCTACCTCGTCAACCCCGACGGCAGCGCCATGGTCAAGGCCGACCTCGGCACCAACCCAGACGTATACCTCGCCCGCGTCGACTGGCTGCCCGACGGCAGCGGTCTTATCGTGCAGCGCGAAAGTCGCGACCAGAAGCGCCTCGACTACCTTCGCGTGAACGCCCGCACCGGCGCCTCGACCCTGCTGTTCGCCGACACGTCCGACACCTGGATCAACCTCAGCGAGGACTTGAAGCCGCTCAAGGTCGGCGGTTTCCTGTTCAGCTCCGAACGCTCAGGTTTCCGTCACCTCTACCGCTGGAACAACGGCCGGACGGAGCAGCTCACACGGGGTAATTGGGTGCTGGACGGCGTAACCGGCCTCGACGAGGCCTCCCACCGCGTCTTCTTCACCGCCAACCGGGAGCGAAGCTACGAGAAGCAGCTGTACGTCCTCGACTATGCCAAGCGCCGCGCGCAGCCGGTGCAGTTGACCGCCAATGGCACCAACAACTCGGTCAAGATGGACAAGACCGGCCGCCTGGCGCTGATCACCGCCAGCGGACCCGGCCAGCCCTCGCAGACCTGGCTCTCCAACGGAAATGGCAAGCGCCTGGCCTGGATCGAGCAGAACCTCGTCACGGGCAATCACCCTTACGCGCCTTATGCGGCAGCCGACGCGAGGCCTGAGTTCGGCCGTCTTCCGGCCGCGGACGGCACCACCATGCTCGACTATCGCATCCTGCGTCCGGTCCTCGCGGCAGGGCAGAAGGCGCCGGTCTTCTTCCGCGTCTATGGCGGCCCGCAGGCGCAGGACGTGCAGCAGGGCTGGGTCAGCCCGCTCGACCAGTGGCTGGTGCGCCAGGGCTTCATCGTCTTCGTCGTCGGCAACCGCGGGCAGGAGGGGCGGGGCACCGCCTTCCAGAAGCCCGCCTATCGCAAGCTGGGCGGAGTCGAGGTCGAAGACCAGCTCGCCGGCCTTACCTGGCTCAAGCGGCAACCGGGCGTCGACCCGGACAAGGTTGTCGTCCACGGCTGGTCCTACGGCGGCTACATGACCCTGAAGCTGCTGGAGGCCGCGCCGCACGCTTTCGCCGCCGGGATCGCCGGCGCGCCGGTCACGCGCTGGGACCTCTACGACACCCATTACAGCGAGCATTACATGGGCGATCCCAGGATGGACCGCGCGGCCTACGACCGCTCCGACGCGCTTCACGATGCATCCAGGATCGCCGACCCGCTGCTTCTGGTGCATGGGCTGAGCGACGATAACGTCTTGTTCGCCAATTCGACCGCCTTCATGGCGACCATGCAGGAGGCCAGGGTCCCGTTCGAAATGGCGGTCTATCCCGGCAAGACCCACAGCTTCGCGGGACCGAACATTCAGGTCGACCTGTGGCAGCGGATGATGGACTTCCTCGCCCGCCGCGACATCATCGCTCCGCGCAAGCCTCTGCAGTAAGCCGCCCGCCCTTGTTCCACGCGCCGGCGTGTGCATATCGGCCTGGAACGCCACCGCCTGATGGCGCGTCGGCCTAGCGGAGAATGTGCATGGGTTATCGGGTCGCCGTGGTCGGCGCGACGGGCAGTGTCGGGCGCGAGATGCTGCAGATCCTAGCCGAGCGGCAGTTCCCGCTCGATGAGGTGGCGGCGCTCGCCTCCTCGCGCAGCCAGGGTGACATCATCGATTTCGGTGACTCGGGCGAGACGCTGAAGGTCAACAACCTCGAGCATTTCGACTTCGAAGGCTGGGATATCGCGCTGTTCGCCGCGGGGTCCGAAGTTAGCAAGGTCCATGCTCCGCGCGCGGCGGCGGCGGGCTGCACCGTGATCGACAACAGCTCCTTCTTCCGCATGGACCCGGACGTCCCGCTGATCGTGCCCGAAGTGAACCCGGAGGCGATCACTGCCTATCGCGCCAAGAACATCATCGCCAATCCCAACTGCTCGACCGCGCAGATGGTCGTAGCCTTGAAGCCGCTCCACGACGTCGCCCGCATCAAGCGGGTGGTGGTCGCGACCTACCAATCGGTGTCGGGCGCCGGGAAGGCAGGCATGGACGAGCTGTTCAACCAGTCCCGCAACATCTTCGTCGGCGACAGTGCCGAGCCGCATCATTTCACCAAGCAGATCGCCTTCAACGTCATTCCGCAAATCGACAGCTTCCTCGACGATGGCTCGACGAAGGAAGAGTGGAAGATGGTGGTCGAGACCAAGAAGATCCTCGATCCCAAGATCAAGGTCACGGCCACCTGCGTTCGCGTGCCGGTGTTCGTCGGCCACTCGGAAGCGGTGAACGTCGAGTTCGAGGACGAAATCTCCGCCCAGCAGGCGCAGGAGATCCTGCGTGAGGCTCCGGGCGTCATGCTGGTCGATAAGCGCGAGCCGGGCGGCTACGTCACCCCTGTCGAGTGCGTCGGCGATTATGCCACCTTCGTCTCACGCGTCCGCGAGGACCCGACGGTAGACAATGGCCTCAGCCTGTGGGTGGTCAGCGACAATCTCCGCAAGGGCGCGGCGCTGAACGCCGTGCAAATCGCCGAACTGCTCGGCCGCAAGCACCTCCAAAAAGCCTGAGCAAGTCTCAGAAGGGGAAGAGAGCGTCGTAGATCTGCTGGCCCCAGCGCGCCTGCTGCGCGCTGGTCAGCTGGCCACGGCCACCGTAGAGCACTCGCGCTTCGGCGATCTGCGTGTGCTTGATGCTGTTGTCGCGGGTGATGTCCTGCGGGCGGATCAGACCGGTGATCACCAGTTCGCGCAGTTCATTGTCCACGCGCATTTCCTGCCGTCCGCGGATCATCAGATTGCCGTTGGGCAGCACGTCGGTCACGACAGCCGCCAAGGTCAGGTTGATCGTTTCCGATCGCGCGATGGTCCCGCTGCCCTGGCTGCCCGACTTGCTGCTGCCGGTCACCGATCCGCTGCTGTTCTTGCCCGGCAGGACCTTGTCGATCAATTTGTCGAGCCCGAGTAGCCCGGCGATCCCGGCCGTTTCGCTGCCCGTCCGATTGCGGGTGTTGGCATTGTCCATCGCGGCCTTGTCGGTAGTCTGCACCTTGATCGTCAGGATATCGCCCTTGGCGTAGGCCCGGTTGTCGCGGAACAGCCCCGCCGCGCCGGGCCTGAACAGCGATGCGGTCTGCAGTGGGGCAGTTTGCTCAGCCACGGGCGGAGGCGCTGGCGCTGGCGCGGCTCGGTCGCTTCGTCCGCTGCTTGCCAGGCTTGGCTCGATCGCCGGAGCAGGAACCTCGGTCGGTTTCGAGAAGCGCGGCGGCCTGCCGACGCTGGCGATCGTACCCGCAACGCCGCAGCCGCCAAGCGCCGCACACGCAATCAGAAGACCAATCCTGCGCATCTTCACTCACCCCCGAGGCGCACCGCGCCGCTGCCGACGACAATCCCGTCCAGCGTCCGGCTGGTCGGTACCGCGACCACCCGCACCAGGTCGCCCCTGCGCCCGTCGCCTAGCGCACGCCCTTGCGCGCGGATCAGCAGGGTACCGGAGCGGAAGCTGATGGTGACCGGCTCGCCACGCTTCACCAGCCGCGGCTCGGCTACGTCCGCGGCGCGAACCAGCGTTCCGGCCGGCAGCATTCTCAGTGCCTCCCTGCCGAGGATCTGCGCCGGTCCGGCGATCGGCAGCATGGGCGCCGGCCGCTCCTCCAGCACGAAGTCGCTCGCGCCGAGCAGATCGCCGCGCGCGACATCGTGCGCCAGCACCGGCAGCGGCGTGCCGAGCAACGCGAGTGCAAGCCCCAGCATCAGCGCATCTGCGTCGAGGTGGAGAGCATCTCGTCCACTGTCTTCACCACACGGCTGTTCATCTCATAGGCGCGCTGGGCGGTGATCAGCGCGGTGATCTCGCTCACCGGATTGACGTTGCTGGCCTCCAGATAGCCCTGGCGCAGTCCGCCGAAGCCCGGATCACCCGGGCTGGCCACGTTGGGCTGCCCGCTGGCCGAGGTCGCCAGGAACAGGTTGCCGCCCTGCGCCTCAAGCCCCGCTTCGTTGACGAAATTCGCCAGCTGCAACTGGCCGACGTCCTGCATGTCGGTCTGACCGTCCAGCTTGACCTGGACCTTGCCAGTCGGACTGATGACCACGTCGGTCGCTTGCGGGGGGATCGTGATCCCTGGCTGCACGGGGTAGCCGTCCGCCGTGACGAGCTCGCCCTGGTCCGACAGCTGGAACGACCCCGAGCGGGTATAAGCGGTCTC
This window contains:
- the ffh gene encoding signal recognition particle protein — protein: MFDTLSDRLSGVFDRLRGRGALTEADVRAAMREVRVALLEADVALPVAREFVDKATEAAVGQEVLRSVTPGQQVVKIVHDALVDMLGPDTAELNVNVAPPAVIMMVGLQGSGKTTTTAKLARRLTDKGRKKVLMASLDVARPAAQEQLAVLGRQASVDTLPIVPGQTPVQIAERALNSARLQGYDVLLLDTAGRLHVDDALMAEMKAVASASRPTETLLVVDSLTGQDAVNVARGFAGQVELSGVILTRMDGDARGGAALSMRAVTGKPIKFAGTGEGLDAIEPFHPQRVAGRILGMGDVVSLVERAAETIQVEDAEKLAAKMAKGKFDLDDLRMQLKQMERMGGLGALAGMMPGLKGMKGAMEKANDGKALVHLEALLSSMTPKERAVPGLINAKRKIRIAKGSGRTVQEVNKLLKMHQEMEGMMKRLKKMGGLGKLAAMFGKGGIEGAMGGLMGGGAGGLGGAGGGGLPGLPGMPGGLPPGAHRFGKK
- the rimM gene encoding ribosome maturation factor RimM (Essential for efficient processing of 16S rRNA), producing MTRVVLAAIAGAHGVRGEVRLKLFTDGVGSLAGHKAVFVGDREYRLERAGGTDKSPTARLSGVSSREAAEALRGQLLEVDRAALPPLEDGEYYHADLIGLPCVDGEGISLGAVSAVENFGAGDLLEVEDAEGKRALVPFRPGIADLTDGKVVIDPVFLA
- a CDS encoding NAD(P)/FAD-dependent oxidoreductase codes for the protein MDNNAPLDCLIVGGGPAGLTAAIYLSRFHLDVIVVDEGKSRASWIPCSHNHAGYPEGINGNELLGLMRAQAQKYGTRIESGRVHRIDKDGDLFTADWGAGPMQARSVLLATGLSNRKPPMDMELHDDAMARGLIRYCPICDGYEVTDKKVGVIGSGKNGVGEALFLRSYTADVTLIAPDKAMDLAEEDRRKLEEAGVRLVDGPAEAIGVTGACITVDSAEGLMTFDSIYPALGSDTHTQLAEMLGAELAQDGCVLCDEKMRSTVEGFYAAGDVVHGLDQISHAMGEGGQAATTIRNDLAAKRPMLRQPAVMLEGSETAREEIEEGD
- the trmD gene encoding tRNA (guanosine(37)-N1)-methyltransferase TrmD yields the protein MTFRASVLTLYPEMFPGPLGISLAGRALGEGIWSLDARNIRDFATDKHRSVDDTPAGGGAGMVLKPDVLAAALDSVADGRPMLAMTPRGAPLTQARVRELAAGQGAVVLCGRFEGFDERIFEGRPLEPVSIGDYVLSGGELGAMVLLDACVRLLPGVMGAASSGEEESFEKGLLEYPHYTRPVDWEGRTIPEVLRSGDHAKIAAWRHARAIDDTRLRRPDLIERHGGARQSPPSGARHED
- the rplS gene encoding 50S ribosomal protein L19, with the protein product MNLIQTLEREQIDELTAARAIPEFRPGDTLRVGVKVIEGERARVQNFEGVCIARSNKGIGSNFTVRKISFGEGVERVFPLYSPTIDSIEVVRRGAVRRAKLYYLRGRTGKSARIAERRDPRREAGKQAAAPQAEKTEA
- a CDS encoding M20/M25/M40 family metallo-hydrolase, whose protein sequence is MRQRWIVLALVVAGLLLGMAAMRSLSQPPALRASNAAGQFNALRAKDRLARVLGDQRPHPADSAASDGVRERLIAELRSMGLQPRVQDRFACNGLFKQRGVGCARVRNLLVTLGPATGQKALLINSHYDSVPVGPGASDAGVGVATMLEVASLLKDQPLKRPVILLFNEGEELGLVGARSFIDADAAAAQVDSLINLEARGTTGPVNMFETSLPNAAPVRLFKDTVTHPVASSLAVSAYRQIPNYTDVNTFEDRRWLTLNFAAIGNETRYHSPGDDLAAQDPLTLQHMGDQVLSVAMQLAGAPAPAQAEGEWLFMTVPGLGLAAMPMWVGILVGTFAFVVLFIATVRRRGWLSLPLLLAIIVGGAAAAWLGLSIVGAFREGQFWRAHPVWSETAVYAGVIAVGLGLLALARRMEVARLRVVYWLLFLVLGGLLTLAASGALIYFLLPPAIMALGLLLGRLGKGWETVAAIAAAVACYLTLGAMLGLLQDLLNGGPLWLFAIFGALVLLPWLIEAKPLLEGAKRRTAIGVAVSFALLAWMPALFTPAYSSDRQQQWTLQYVVDPARKQPAWSVVNDRKALPADWRRFGNWRLERVEALGSRQRWVAPAPAVAGIVAANAIPLETTPAPGGRRLRLRLQTNGADSMTLSADKGAAVLGLGVPGQVRPINAKQSSGAFWLTCTGRSCDGQVVELLVGPKPLVLTVLGTRWSLPPAAAPLKAAQPAFARAQYLPDATVVVSRVRI
- a CDS encoding S9 family peptidase, with the protein product MYASILGLAAALAAQPAPQTTAIQPKTLTLERVFASPSLGGSVPRLPKLSPDGKLVTLLRNRADDRERYDLWAINPATGAARMLVDSTKFGTGAALTEQERMQRERARIGNLKGIVAYDWAPDGKSLIVPLDGDVYLAGLDGNVRRLTTTKEPELDSTVSETGRFVSFVRDKALHVLDVASGADKQVTPAGSDTLSWGLAEFIAGEELQRFRGHWWSPKDDRIAVARVDESPVELATRTAIGAEKTTTVQQRYPRAGTANAIVDLYLVNPDGSAMVKADLGTNPDVYLARVDWLPDGSGLIVQRESRDQKRLDYLRVNARTGASTLLFADTSDTWINLSEDLKPLKVGGFLFSSERSGFRHLYRWNNGRTEQLTRGNWVLDGVTGLDEASHRVFFTANRERSYEKQLYVLDYAKRRAQPVQLTANGTNNSVKMDKTGRLALITASGPGQPSQTWLSNGNGKRLAWIEQNLVTGNHPYAPYAAADARPEFGRLPAADGTTMLDYRILRPVLAAGQKAPVFFRVYGGPQAQDVQQGWVSPLDQWLVRQGFIVFVVGNRGQEGRGTAFQKPAYRKLGGVEVEDQLAGLTWLKRQPGVDPDKVVVHGWSYGGYMTLKLLEAAPHAFAAGIAGAPVTRWDLYDTHYSEHYMGDPRMDRAAYDRSDALHDASRIADPLLLVHGLSDDNVLFANSTAFMATMQEARVPFEMAVYPGKTHSFAGPNIQVDLWQRMMDFLARRDIIAPRKPLQ